The sequence TGTACAGCAGGCCCTGGGAGGCCGTGGCCGTGTACGTGCGCGATCCGGCGGCGGACGACCCGATCGACACCGACATCGCCGAGAACTCCGACTCGACGTTGACGTACTCGCAGTCGGAGAGCTCGCCCGTGCGGGCCATCACCGACAGGGCCTCGACGATGTGGGTCTGGGGCGAGATGGGGTACGCGCAGACGACGCCGGGTCGGCATCGCGCCACCGTGCGGGCGACCGCCTGGGAGCCTTCGAGCACCTCGCGCATGTTAGGCCTCCCTCGTCCCAGCGGCGGCGAGGCCGCCGCCTCCACCGTCGCCCGCGACCTCGGCGCGCACGTACGCGTACGCCTCCTCGGCCGCATGCGCGTTCGCGTCGCCGACCTTGCCGGGGAAGCGGTCGCGGAAGACCTGCGCGATCGCGTCGAGCGTGATGTCGCCGGTGGCGGCGGCGTACGCAGCGAGCATCGCCGCCGCGGGCTTCGGCTTGCCGAGGTGGGACATGGTGATCGACATCGCGGGGATGGTGATCACGGTGGCGTGCGAGCCCTCAACGCCCGCGTCGCGTCTCACGGTGGGCGCATCGGCCGTGGTGTTGACGATGACGAGCCCGTGAGCGCCCAGGCCGGCGAAGGGCTCGACCGCCGCGAGCAGCGTCGGGTCCTGCACCAGCACCACATCGGGGTGGAGCACGGGCTCGCGCGTGCGCAAGGGGGAGTCCGCGAACCTGCAGTACGCGACGACGGGGGCGCCCGTGCGCTCGGAGCCGAACGAGGGGATCGCCTGCGCCTCGTGGCCCGCGAGGAACCCGGCCCGCGCGAGCATCTCCGCGGCGGTGACGACTCCCTGACCACCGCGTCCGTGAATCCTGACCTGCCTCATGCGTCCGTCCCACGGGGCGCCCGGCGACGGCGCGGGCGCGCGGCCCGCGGGGGAACGTCGTCGGTGACGCCCACCTC comes from Demequina sp. NBRC 110054 and encodes:
- a CDS encoding 2-oxoacid:acceptor oxidoreductase family protein; the encoded protein is MRQVRIHGRGGQGVVTAAEMLARAGFLAGHEAQAIPSFGSERTGAPVVAYCRFADSPLRTREPVLHPDVVLVQDPTLLAAVEPFAGLGAHGLVIVNTTADAPTVRRDAGVEGSHATVITIPAMSITMSHLGKPKPAAAMLAAYAAATGDITLDAIAQVFRDRFPGKVGDANAHAAEEAYAYVRAEVAGDGGGGGLAAAGTREA